Proteins from a genomic interval of Rhodococcus rhodochrous:
- a CDS encoding branched-chain amino acid ABC transporter permease/ATP-binding protein has protein sequence MTDHLAYLVLGLGNGAVYAAIGLALVMTFKSSGVVNFATGAVALYTAYTYALLRTGELMVPIPGLPRTVDLGGPLGVAPAMALSLVIAALLGLIFYALIFRPLRDAPVIAKAVASIGLMIVLQALIALRVGTEIVAVEPIFALDSIAIGARQAPTDRIWLAATIIAIAVVATLVFRFSRFGIATEAAAESEKGAYLTGLSPDRIAFSNWALSSVVAGLGGILIAPIVALNPVAYSMFIVPALAATLVGNFRSIWLTVVAGIVIGALQAETTNLQATFDWFPRAGAAEAIPLLLILVFLVFKGRPLPDRGSVVRQRLGHAPRPERILAPALVAVAIAVVALLVTGGSYRAAIISSIIFAVIALSQVVVTGYTGQVSLAQLTLAGVGAYSISVLNTHLGIPFPFAPLVGALFAMVIGIVIGLPALRVRGLPLTVVTLALAVFLEAFWFRNPQLNGGVAGAPVDSPRLFGFDLGIGAGEGYPRLAFALMCLAVLVAAALGVAWLRRSRLGTDMLAVRANERSAAASGIDVPRTKLAAFAIGAFLAGLAGSLMAYQQTLATPEPFTVFLGITLFAIMYIAGITSITGAVLAGIIAPGGLLFLLVDRFLHIGDYYAVISGILLIVTIMVNPDGIAGKLPRIPWPSRRRTSLDGTADASEVEPVAAQVPASKTGGPLLSVQNLDVKYGAVHAVSGVSFDVRAGEIVGLIGPNGAGKTTVIDAVTGFAPATGAIVLDGEDVSDLRPYRLSRRGLGRSFQDVELYDDLSVVENVTVGAARGHESSAVAVSERVRRVLDTVGLGDVADAEVSTLSQGRRQLVSVARVLVSSPKVALLDEPAAGLDSSESRWLGDRLRAARDAGTSILLVDHDMELVLTICDRVVVLDLGRVIACGTPEEVRADEAVISAYLGLPPAPAETGHDTVPASAAAPALDPQEALS, from the coding sequence ATGACCGACCATCTCGCCTATCTCGTACTGGGTCTCGGCAACGGAGCCGTGTACGCAGCCATCGGGCTGGCACTCGTGATGACGTTCAAGAGTTCCGGCGTCGTCAACTTCGCCACCGGTGCCGTGGCCCTCTACACCGCCTACACGTATGCGTTGTTGCGTACGGGTGAGCTGATGGTCCCGATTCCGGGGCTGCCCCGAACGGTCGATCTCGGTGGACCACTCGGGGTCGCCCCGGCGATGGCCCTGTCGCTCGTGATCGCGGCGCTGCTCGGCCTGATCTTCTATGCTCTGATCTTCCGGCCGCTCCGTGACGCACCGGTGATCGCCAAGGCCGTGGCGTCCATCGGTCTGATGATCGTGCTGCAGGCATTGATCGCCCTGCGTGTGGGGACCGAGATCGTGGCTGTGGAACCGATCTTCGCTCTGGACAGCATCGCCATCGGCGCCCGGCAGGCGCCGACCGACCGGATCTGGCTGGCTGCCACGATCATCGCGATAGCTGTGGTGGCCACACTGGTGTTCCGGTTCAGTCGCTTCGGAATCGCGACGGAGGCGGCGGCCGAGTCGGAGAAGGGTGCCTACCTGACGGGTCTTTCACCGGATCGGATCGCGTTCAGCAACTGGGCGCTGTCGTCCGTGGTGGCCGGCCTCGGTGGCATCCTCATAGCGCCGATCGTGGCCCTGAATCCCGTTGCGTACTCGATGTTCATCGTTCCCGCCCTCGCGGCGACCCTCGTCGGGAACTTCCGGTCGATCTGGCTGACCGTGGTTGCAGGAATCGTGATCGGGGCGCTGCAAGCGGAGACCACGAACCTGCAGGCCACCTTCGACTGGTTCCCGCGAGCAGGTGCGGCGGAGGCCATCCCGCTGTTGCTGATCCTCGTCTTCCTCGTCTTCAAAGGACGGCCGCTGCCCGATCGCGGCAGTGTCGTCCGCCAAAGGCTCGGTCACGCGCCTCGTCCCGAGCGGATCCTCGCTCCCGCGCTCGTGGCCGTCGCGATCGCCGTCGTCGCGCTGCTCGTCACCGGGGGCAGTTATCGCGCCGCGATCATCAGCAGCATCATCTTCGCCGTGATCGCACTGTCCCAGGTGGTGGTCACCGGCTATACCGGGCAGGTGTCGCTGGCGCAGCTCACGCTCGCAGGAGTGGGTGCCTACTCGATCAGTGTCCTCAACACGCATCTCGGGATCCCGTTCCCGTTCGCGCCGCTGGTCGGTGCGCTGTTCGCGATGGTGATCGGTATCGTGATCGGGCTGCCGGCCCTCCGGGTGCGCGGTCTGCCCCTCACGGTGGTCACGCTGGCGCTGGCGGTCTTCCTGGAAGCGTTCTGGTTCCGCAACCCGCAACTCAACGGCGGTGTCGCAGGTGCTCCCGTCGACAGCCCTCGGTTGTTCGGATTCGATCTGGGGATCGGTGCGGGGGAGGGCTATCCACGACTCGCCTTCGCCCTGATGTGCCTGGCGGTGCTCGTCGCAGCGGCGCTCGGGGTGGCATGGCTACGGCGCAGCCGTCTGGGGACCGACATGCTCGCGGTCCGGGCGAACGAGCGGTCTGCCGCGGCATCCGGAATCGACGTCCCCCGAACGAAGTTGGCGGCATTCGCCATCGGCGCCTTTCTTGCCGGACTCGCCGGATCGCTCATGGCGTATCAACAGACGTTGGCGACACCGGAACCCTTCACGGTGTTCCTCGGAATCACCCTGTTCGCGATCATGTACATCGCCGGCATCACGTCGATCACGGGTGCAGTGCTGGCCGGGATCATTGCGCCCGGCGGACTGCTGTTCCTGCTCGTCGACCGGTTCCTGCACATCGGTGACTACTACGCGGTGATCAGCGGAATTCTGCTCATCGTCACGATCATGGTCAATCCGGACGGTATCGCCGGGAAGCTGCCACGGATCCCCTGGCCGTCGAGGCGGAGGACGTCCCTCGACGGAACAGCGGACGCCAGCGAGGTCGAACCGGTGGCCGCGCAGGTGCCGGCGTCGAAGACGGGTGGCCCGCTCCTGTCCGTGCAGAACCTCGATGTGAAATACGGTGCGGTGCACGCGGTGTCCGGGGTCTCCTTCGATGTCCGCGCCGGAGAGATCGTCGGGCTCATCGGGCCGAACGGTGCGGGAAAGACCACCGTCATCGACGCCGTCACCGGCTTCGCTCCGGCGACCGGTGCCATCGTCCTGGACGGGGAGGACGTCAGCGATCTGCGGCCCTACCGCCTCAGCAGGAGAGGGCTCGGCCGCAGTTTCCAGGACGTCGAACTGTACGACGACCTGTCGGTCGTCGAGAACGTGACCGTCGGTGCGGCGAGAGGACACGAGTCCTCCGCGGTAGCGGTTTCGGAGCGGGTGCGCAGGGTCCTCGACACGGTGGGTCTCGGGGATGTCGCGGATGCCGAGGTGTCGACCCTGTCCCAAGGCAGGCGTCAGTTGGTGTCGGTGGCCCGCGTGCTGGTCTCGTCGCCGAAAGTGGCGCTGCTCGACGAACCGGCCGCAGGCCTCGACAGCTCCGAGAGCCGCTGGCTCGGCGACCGGCTCCGCGCCGCTCGCGACGCCGGTACGTCGATCCTGCTCGTCGATCACGACATGGAACTCGTCCTCACGATCTGCGACCGCGTCGTCGTCCTGGATCTGGGGCGGGTGATCGCATGCGGTACACCGGAGGAAGTCCGGGCCGACGAAGCTGTGATCAGCGCGTATCTGGGCCTGCCGCCTGCTCCGGCGGAGACCGGGCACGACACGGTTCCCGCATCTGCGGCCGCACCGGCCCTCGATCCCCAGGAGGCGCTCTCGTGA
- a CDS encoding ABC transporter substrate-binding protein: MNSSGRNRQFRTVAGTSALLLAGMFGLAACASDEPQDDTAAAVSSTSALPSDPATGEPVKIGFVSTEGGAAVSLPEMREGAEAAVEYLNNNGGGLAGRPVELVVCKQQEEPTSATACANQFVEQQVAAVLSPGTSMGPAIVPIVIGAGIPYVTLNGVAPIELTSPEVASLSAGLPGTLTAAATAAQQEGMSTFTMFASDGGGIAAMIDQMGKPIFEGFGVRLDVVPVALGIPDPTPVVTAGLADNPDGVSFIGDAATCTSVLKAVQTTAPTVKKVLIPTCLDENVVKAIGIDNVKGNIGITATDALSDRPDTVLFRSILAEYAPDLSPTGYGSTGYQTVMALAGATDGITGEVDAASIREALRTSENVEMPAGGGITFTCNGTAFPMMPSICSSQMLIGEIDDQGIPVDLTVTG; encoded by the coding sequence ATGAATTCGAGCGGTCGGAATCGACAGTTCCGGACGGTTGCGGGAACGAGCGCATTGCTGCTCGCCGGAATGTTCGGCCTCGCAGCATGTGCAAGCGACGAACCGCAGGACGACACAGCGGCGGCGGTCTCGTCCACCTCCGCCCTGCCGAGCGACCCGGCGACCGGCGAACCGGTGAAGATCGGCTTCGTCTCGACCGAAGGGGGTGCCGCTGTATCGCTGCCGGAGATGCGTGAGGGAGCCGAGGCCGCGGTCGAGTACCTCAACAACAACGGTGGCGGACTCGCGGGCCGGCCGGTCGAACTCGTCGTCTGCAAGCAGCAGGAGGAGCCCACGTCGGCGACGGCCTGCGCGAACCAGTTCGTCGAACAGCAGGTGGCGGCCGTGCTGTCGCCCGGTACATCGATGGGCCCGGCGATCGTTCCGATCGTCATCGGTGCAGGTATCCCGTACGTCACGCTCAACGGTGTCGCACCGATCGAACTGACCTCACCCGAGGTTGCATCGTTGTCCGCAGGCCTTCCCGGAACACTGACCGCGGCCGCGACGGCAGCGCAGCAGGAAGGGATGTCGACGTTCACGATGTTCGCCAGTGACGGCGGTGGAATCGCGGCGATGATCGACCAGATGGGCAAGCCCATCTTCGAGGGATTCGGAGTTCGGCTGGACGTGGTTCCGGTCGCTCTGGGCATTCCGGATCCGACCCCCGTGGTGACAGCCGGGCTGGCGGACAACCCCGATGGGGTCAGCTTCATCGGCGACGCCGCCACCTGCACTTCGGTGCTGAAGGCCGTGCAGACGACAGCGCCGACCGTGAAGAAGGTGCTGATCCCGACCTGCCTGGACGAGAACGTGGTCAAGGCGATCGGTATCGACAACGTCAAGGGCAACATCGGAATCACCGCGACCGATGCGCTGTCGGACCGGCCGGACACCGTACTGTTCCGGTCGATTCTCGCCGAGTACGCCCCTGACCTGTCCCCGACGGGATACGGCTCGACCGGCTACCAGACCGTGATGGCTCTTGCCGGCGCAACGGACGGCATCACCGGGGAGGTCGACGCGGCATCCATCCGTGAGGCACTTCGGACCAGTGAGAACGTCGAGATGCCCGCCGGCGGAGGAATCACCTTCACCTGCAACGGAACCGCATTCCCGATGATGCCGTCGATCTGCTCGTCGCAGATGCTGATCGGTGAGATCGACGATCAGGGTATTCCCGTCGACCTCACGGTCACGGGCTGA
- a CDS encoding VOC family protein — MSKPTRFAFTKIFVDDIETEAAFYTAVFGMREKNRLTVGRGKDAVEEVILTSGRGDDSSLIVWRYVERATPPAGEAVLGFDVADVAATVRAVEEAGGTVDTPIEKMSDLGFAVAFVKDPEGHLIEITQKL; from the coding sequence ATGAGCAAGCCCACGCGTTTCGCTTTCACGAAGATATTCGTCGACGACATCGAGACCGAAGCAGCTTTCTATACAGCAGTTTTCGGCATGAGGGAGAAGAACCGACTCACCGTGGGGCGAGGGAAGGACGCCGTGGAGGAGGTCATTCTCACCAGCGGCCGGGGCGACGACTCGTCGCTGATCGTGTGGCGGTACGTCGAACGAGCCACTCCCCCGGCGGGAGAGGCCGTGCTCGGCTTCGACGTGGCCGACGTGGCCGCCACCGTGCGTGCGGTCGAGGAGGCCGGCGGGACCGTCGACACACCGATCGAGAAGATGTCCGACCTCGGGTTCGCCGTCGCCTTCGTCAAGGATCCCGAGGGACACCTCATCGAGATCACCCAGAAGTTGTAG
- a CDS encoding FAD-dependent oxidoreductase — protein sequence MSDDSVRPVPESEISTWDLSADVVVAGYGIAGVSAAVEAARAGADVLVLERSGGWGGAASMAGGFIYLGGGTPLQKACGFDDTVENMKAFMKAALGPAVDEAKVDAYCEGSVDHYNWLVEAGVPFKEEFWGEPGWEPAHDEGLMYSGGENAAPFAGVIPPAPRGHLPKMDNKKTGERGGGYMLMKPLAETAEKLGVKAEYDIRIRTVVVNDDGRVVGVVARRYGTTITIRAHRGVVLAMGSFAFDEEMVRDHVPALLGRPGSAIDAHDGRAIRIGQALGAATAHMDAAEVAVHTSPQLMVRGIIVNAHGQRFITEDTYPGRIGQAMLFHQNNEAFLILDQRAYDEVLGGASAGPQPTWVCETAAELEAEMGLPAGTLTSTLSVYNMHAEDGSDPLFSKNEKWVRPIGTPIAAFDLRGMTSGFPLGGLKTDTDSRVLHISGEPIPGLFAAGRCTAGVCAGGYASGASLGDGSFFGRRAGAAAARG from the coding sequence ATGTCCGACGATTCCGTGCGTCCCGTACCCGAATCCGAGATCTCGACGTGGGATCTCTCCGCAGACGTCGTTGTCGCCGGCTACGGAATTGCCGGTGTCAGTGCTGCTGTCGAGGCTGCGCGTGCCGGCGCCGACGTCCTCGTCCTCGAGCGGTCCGGCGGCTGGGGCGGCGCAGCATCGATGGCAGGTGGATTCATCTACCTCGGCGGCGGAACACCGTTGCAGAAGGCGTGCGGCTTCGACGACACGGTCGAGAACATGAAGGCATTCATGAAGGCTGCGCTGGGCCCCGCCGTGGACGAAGCAAAGGTCGACGCGTACTGCGAGGGCAGTGTCGACCACTACAACTGGCTGGTCGAAGCCGGGGTTCCGTTCAAGGAGGAGTTCTGGGGCGAGCCCGGCTGGGAGCCGGCGCACGACGAAGGGCTGATGTACTCCGGAGGCGAGAACGCAGCACCGTTCGCGGGCGTGATTCCTCCGGCTCCGCGTGGACATCTACCGAAGATGGACAACAAGAAGACCGGTGAGCGCGGGGGCGGGTACATGTTGATGAAGCCCCTCGCCGAGACAGCCGAGAAGCTGGGTGTGAAAGCAGAGTACGACATTCGGATCCGGACGGTGGTCGTGAACGACGACGGTCGGGTCGTGGGTGTGGTCGCGCGCAGGTACGGCACGACGATCACCATCCGCGCCCACCGCGGTGTCGTGCTCGCAATGGGGAGCTTCGCATTCGACGAGGAGATGGTGCGCGATCACGTGCCGGCCCTCCTCGGGCGGCCCGGATCCGCGATCGACGCTCACGACGGTCGGGCGATCCGGATCGGACAAGCGCTCGGTGCTGCGACGGCGCACATGGATGCTGCCGAGGTCGCCGTCCACACGTCACCTCAGCTCATGGTGCGCGGAATCATCGTCAACGCGCACGGACAGCGGTTCATCACGGAAGACACCTATCCGGGGCGGATCGGGCAGGCGATGCTCTTCCATCAGAACAACGAAGCCTTCCTGATCCTCGATCAACGCGCGTACGACGAGGTGCTGGGAGGAGCGTCGGCCGGTCCGCAACCGACATGGGTATGTGAAACGGCCGCAGAGCTCGAGGCGGAGATGGGTCTCCCCGCCGGAACGCTGACCTCCACGCTGAGTGTCTACAACATGCATGCCGAGGACGGATCCGACCCGTTGTTCTCCAAGAACGAGAAATGGGTGCGGCCGATCGGAACGCCGATCGCCGCATTCGACCTGAGGGGTATGACGAGCGGGTTCCCCCTGGGCGGATTGAAGACGGACACGGACTCCCGCGTGCTGCACATCTCGGGAGAGCCGATACCGGGTCTCTTCGCGGCCGGGCGGTGCACCGCAGGCGTCTGTGCCGGCGGTTACGCGAGTGGTGCCAGCCTCGGCGACGGCAGCTTCTTCGGCCGTCGGGCAGGTGCCGCCGCTGCACGTGGGTAG
- a CDS encoding MFS transporter: MSDPSTPPADDRRDSAVVTRSTTFVIAALVLAECVSAFEAGMIFIALPRFGEIFDAPASTTGWAVTAYMLVAATTALVGGRLGDMYGRKKVLIIAMMVSTLGSVISVFGDSMGAIILGRGVQGAAGAILPLCYGLAREALPPSKVALAVGYISGAALLAGSGGYFVAGVLLDVADWHMIFVFAAVLAVVASVVAAFALPGTHTRTDLPRFDYLGAALLTPGLVALLYGITQGPTWGWGSFGVLALIIGGLVVLSVWTVWELRLAEPLVNLRALATKRMTLNLIAVAVLALGPVGAVQIVTPMILQAPTSMPVGLGVSATVAGLIGGIGAIVGFAASPIAGVVAGRWGGRTAFFIGAVLFAVANLLILVGHKSLPVMIAVFVVAAVATAFAYTGYPKIVIESVPEDVTSVTTGVLATARQAFSAISVAIVSVMLSLWTVPDTTMPTSASLDLAVGWFVLCSLIVAAICLFIGRPQQAPAVDSPVSDGRDDADMSGAAV; encoded by the coding sequence ATGTCCGATCCCTCGACCCCGCCCGCCGATGATCGCCGCGACAGCGCAGTGGTGACCAGGTCCACGACCTTCGTCATCGCTGCCCTGGTCCTGGCGGAATGCGTGAGTGCCTTCGAAGCCGGGATGATCTTCATCGCCCTGCCACGGTTCGGCGAGATCTTCGATGCACCGGCCTCGACGACCGGATGGGCGGTGACCGCCTACATGCTCGTCGCCGCGACGACAGCGCTCGTGGGTGGCCGCCTCGGCGACATGTACGGCCGCAAGAAGGTCCTGATCATCGCGATGATGGTGTCGACACTCGGCTCCGTCATCAGCGTCTTCGGCGATTCGATGGGCGCGATCATCCTCGGCCGAGGTGTGCAGGGCGCCGCCGGCGCGATCCTGCCGCTCTGCTACGGACTTGCACGAGAAGCACTCCCGCCGAGCAAGGTGGCCCTCGCTGTGGGATACATCAGCGGCGCGGCCCTGCTGGCCGGATCGGGTGGCTATTTCGTCGCGGGAGTACTGCTCGATGTGGCCGACTGGCACATGATCTTCGTCTTCGCCGCCGTGCTCGCCGTCGTGGCGTCCGTGGTCGCAGCGTTCGCCCTACCCGGCACCCACACGCGCACGGACCTCCCCCGGTTCGACTATCTGGGTGCTGCGCTGCTGACCCCGGGCCTGGTGGCCCTCCTCTACGGCATCACCCAGGGACCGACCTGGGGTTGGGGTAGTTTCGGCGTACTCGCCCTCATCATCGGGGGGCTCGTCGTCCTGAGTGTGTGGACCGTGTGGGAGTTGCGTCTGGCAGAGCCCCTCGTGAATCTCCGGGCGCTCGCGACCAAGCGGATGACGCTGAATCTGATCGCCGTGGCGGTGCTGGCTCTCGGCCCGGTCGGAGCCGTCCAGATCGTCACTCCCATGATCCTGCAGGCTCCGACCTCCATGCCCGTCGGACTCGGTGTGTCGGCAACCGTGGCAGGTCTCATCGGCGGCATCGGCGCCATCGTCGGATTCGCGGCGTCTCCGATAGCGGGGGTGGTCGCAGGGCGCTGGGGTGGCCGGACCGCGTTCTTCATCGGAGCCGTCCTGTTCGCCGTGGCCAACCTCCTGATTCTCGTGGGTCACAAGTCGCTGCCCGTCATGATCGCCGTCTTCGTCGTTGCCGCAGTGGCAACAGCGTTCGCCTACACCGGCTACCCGAAGATCGTCATCGAATCCGTGCCGGAGGACGTCACCAGCGTCACGACCGGAGTGCTGGCCACAGCCCGACAGGCGTTCTCCGCCATCAGCGTTGCGATCGTGTCGGTCATGCTCTCGCTGTGGACCGTGCCGGACACCACCATGCCGACATCGGCGTCGCTCGACCTGGCGGTCGGCTGGTTCGTGTTGTGCTCGCTGATCGTGGCGGCGATCTGTTTGTTCATCGGCCGGCCGCAACAGGCGCCTGCCGTCGACTCGCCTGTGAGCGACGGCCGGGACGACGCCGACATGTCCGGCGCCGCAGTCTGA
- a CDS encoding Dabb family protein has translation MFNVVRVVHFDESASIAGCAEYVDTVRITAKELDTVGHFVAPTLPGVINGGNVLVHLRFPSAEIAARHIGDFDVTLRTPPAMYVDGVGYPTASAHRRPDEPHTVYRALLVRVDPDASVEAVEEFEGDLLKMPGYIPSIVAWRLSRVADSVGRTEWTHVWEQEFTDHDALMGQYLNHPVHWSIVDRWFDPECPEVIVRERVCHTFCAVDDIAIE, from the coding sequence ATGTTTAACGTGGTCAGAGTCGTGCACTTCGACGAGTCCGCAAGCATTGCGGGCTGCGCCGAATACGTCGACACCGTTCGGATCACCGCCAAGGAACTCGACACGGTCGGACACTTCGTGGCTCCCACCCTCCCCGGCGTGATCAACGGCGGCAATGTCCTTGTGCACCTCCGTTTTCCCTCCGCAGAGATCGCCGCTCGCCACATCGGCGATTTCGACGTCACCCTCCGTACACCTCCCGCGATGTATGTGGACGGAGTCGGTTATCCGACCGCCTCGGCGCACAGACGCCCGGACGAGCCGCACACGGTCTACCGGGCGCTTCTGGTGCGGGTCGATCCCGACGCCTCGGTCGAAGCCGTCGAGGAGTTCGAAGGTGACCTGTTGAAGATGCCGGGGTACATCCCCTCGATCGTCGCCTGGCGCCTGAGCCGGGTAGCGGATTCGGTGGGCCGTACCGAATGGACGCACGTGTGGGAGCAGGAGTTCACCGATCACGACGCTCTCATGGGCCAGTACCTGAATCATCCGGTCCACTGGAGTATCGTCGACCGCTGGTTCGACCCGGAGTGTCCGGAAGTGATTGTCCGCGAACGGGTGTGCCATACCTTCTGCGCCGTCGACGACATCGCCATCGAGTGA
- a CDS encoding alpha/beta hydrolase — protein MSLHPEVESMLKALDAGFPDVTTVPPPELRDLIRSRRAPLQHLPAMRDVHDITIDGPGGDLALRVYRPESSEDAIPVVVFAHGGGFVFCDLDSHDEFCRSMAEGVGVVVVSVDYRLAPEHRAPAAHEDMYAALEWAAGNITTYGGDPTRIVLAGDSAGGNLAATVALAARDGGGPAVFGQALFYPVIDDDFDTESYRKYGSGYYNTTKAMKWYWEQYAPDGRDDPRVIPTRTESLAGLPQAVVITAELDPPCSSGDDYAQRLADAGVEVRHRRFDGLFHGFLTFPSLSLTEPARQEIWKMMRSLFE, from the coding sequence ATGTCATTGCATCCTGAAGTCGAGTCCATGCTGAAAGCCCTGGATGCGGGCTTTCCGGATGTCACCACGGTTCCGCCCCCGGAACTCCGTGACCTGATCCGCAGTCGTCGTGCACCTCTTCAGCACCTGCCCGCCATGCGGGACGTCCACGACATCACCATCGACGGGCCCGGTGGAGACCTCGCGCTCCGTGTCTATCGGCCCGAGAGTTCCGAGGACGCGATTCCGGTGGTGGTCTTCGCCCACGGTGGTGGCTTCGTGTTCTGCGATCTCGACAGTCACGACGAGTTCTGCCGTTCGATGGCGGAGGGCGTCGGCGTCGTCGTCGTGTCCGTCGACTACCGACTCGCACCGGAACATCGTGCGCCGGCAGCGCACGAGGACATGTACGCGGCACTCGAATGGGCGGCCGGCAACATCACGACGTACGGGGGAGATCCCACGCGCATCGTGCTCGCAGGTGACAGTGCCGGGGGGAACCTCGCCGCGACCGTCGCCCTCGCAGCGCGCGACGGTGGGGGGCCTGCAGTGTTCGGCCAGGCGCTGTTCTATCCGGTCATCGACGACGACTTCGACACGGAGTCGTACCGGAAGTACGGGTCGGGGTACTACAACACCACCAAGGCGATGAAGTGGTACTGGGAGCAGTACGCCCCGGACGGCAGGGACGATCCTCGGGTGATCCCGACACGGACCGAATCGCTTGCAGGACTGCCGCAGGCTGTCGTGATCACCGCCGAACTCGATCCACCGTGCTCGTCCGGTGACGATTACGCGCAACGACTCGCGGACGCCGGTGTGGAAGTACGGCATCGACGATTCGACGGTCTCTTCCACGGATTCCTGACGTTCCCGTCGCTGTCGCTGACGGAGCCTGCACGGCAGGAGATCTGGAAGATGATGCGCTCGCTGTTCGAGTGA
- a CDS encoding alpha/beta hydrolase produces the protein MTTAHGATSAPDDVYDPDVRKLVEAIRARGVGSLRDTGVEAARHSLESIVRPAGPDMRSVQSRELTGPHGTVPVRIYRPRSVPDRHAPALVWFHGGGMIMGTLDSFDRLAREVAESTRAVVINVDYRLAPEHRYPVAHDEAWAALRWAHDNAHDLGLDPDRIGVGGDSAGGGLAAATALRARNEGGPRIAQQVLVYPGLERRCDRPSMRRFGDSPFLRAEDIDWMKSLYLGDDPAEDDEYGTPVLATDLSGLPPAVVICGYADPLRDGVEDYGRRLQEAGVPTAVIRYPGVGHGFFMQTHALARARAAMTEVGALVAARFAPIA, from the coding sequence ATGACCACCGCGCACGGTGCCACGTCCGCACCCGACGACGTCTACGACCCCGACGTGAGGAAGCTGGTCGAGGCGATCCGCGCGCGAGGCGTCGGTTCCTTGCGGGACACCGGGGTCGAAGCAGCCCGCCACTCCCTCGAGTCGATCGTCCGGCCCGCCGGCCCCGACATGCGCTCCGTGCAGTCCAGGGAACTCACCGGACCCCACGGCACCGTTCCCGTGCGCATCTACCGCCCTCGTTCGGTGCCGGATCGACACGCACCCGCACTGGTCTGGTTCCACGGCGGCGGCATGATCATGGGCACCCTCGATTCGTTCGACCGGCTCGCGCGCGAGGTCGCCGAATCGACGCGGGCCGTGGTGATCAACGTCGACTACCGACTCGCCCCCGAACACCGATATCCCGTGGCCCACGACGAAGCCTGGGCAGCACTCCGATGGGCACACGACAACGCTCACGATCTGGGTCTGGATCCGGACCGTATCGGGGTGGGCGGCGACAGCGCCGGCGGCGGGTTGGCCGCGGCCACAGCTCTCCGGGCCCGCAACGAAGGCGGGCCCCGGATCGCTCAGCAGGTACTGGTGTACCCCGGTCTCGAGCGCCGATGTGATCGACCGTCCATGCGCCGCTTCGGCGACAGTCCCTTTCTCAGGGCCGAGGACATCGACTGGATGAAATCGCTGTATCTGGGCGATGATCCGGCAGAGGACGACGAGTACGGAACCCCGGTGCTGGCGACCGATCTGAGCGGGCTCCCTCCTGCGGTGGTGATCTGCGGTTATGCCGATCCCCTCCGGGACGGTGTGGAGGACTACGGACGACGCCTGCAGGAAGCGGGGGTGCCGACGGCCGTCATCCGCTATCCGGGGGTCGGGCACGGATTCTTCATGCAGACCCACGCACTGGCACGGGCCAGGGCCGCGATGACGGAGGTCGGCGCCCTGGTCGCCGCACGGTTCGCTCCGATCGCCTGA